One region of Trichosurus vulpecula isolate mTriVul1 chromosome 1, mTriVul1.pri, whole genome shotgun sequence genomic DNA includes:
- the MVK gene encoding mevalonate kinase, with amino-acid sequence MLPEALLVSAPGKVILHGEHAVVHGKVALAEALNLRTFLRIKPHQDGKVRLSLPNIGAKRDWDVSKLQLLQTAFLDSGEPTAPTPEHMEKLKVFAGFTTDSSDSERLAVLAFLYLYLFICRKQRPLPSMDIMVWSELPTGAGLGSSAAYSVCLAAALLASCEEITGRLKEGVTSAGWTEEELNLINRWAFLGEKVIHGNPSGVDNSVSTWGGALRFQGGNISSLQRIPELRILLTNTKVPRSTKALVARVKDRLVKFPEIMNPLLASIDAISRECERVLGMMAVTPAPEQYVVLEELIDMNQHHLNAIGVGHASLDRLCQLTASHGLHSKLTGAGGGGCGFTLLRPGLEQSVVESAKQALTGCGFECWETTIGAPGISLHSPSSLKADVLRALNGL; translated from the exons ATGTTGCCTGAGGCTTTGCTGGTGTCCGCGCCTGGGAAAGTCATCCTTCACGGGGAGCATGCCGTGGTCCATGGCAAG GTCGCGTTGGCTGAAGCCTTGAACTTGAGAACATTCCTTCGGATAAAGCCCCACCAAGATGGGAAGGTGAGGCTCAGCTTGCCAAACATAGGGGCCAAGAGGGACTGGGACGTGTCCAAGCTCCAGCTGCTGCAGACAGCCTTCCTGG ACTCCGGGGAGCCCACGGCTCCAACGCCAGAGCACATGGAAAAGCTGAAGGTGTTTGCGGGCTTCACGACGGACTCCTCCGACAGCGAACGCCTGGCCGTGCTGGCCTTCCTTtatttgtacttatttatttGCAGGAAACAGAG GCCCTTGCCCAGCATGGACATCATGGTGTGGTCTGAGCTGCCCACTGGGGCAGGCCTTGGCTCCAGCGCTGCCTACTCGGTCTGCTTGGCAGCTGCCCTGCTGGCCTCCTGTGAAGAGATCACGGGTCGTTTGAAGGAAGGTGTCACCAGTGCTGG GTGGACTGAGGAGGAGCTGAATTTGATTAACAGATGGGCCTTTCTGGGAGAAAAGGTCATTCATGGGAACCCTTCTGGTGTGGATAACTCTGTCAGTACTTGGG GCGGAGCCCTTCGATTCCAAGGAGGGAACATTTCATCTTTACAGAG gatacCAGAATTGAGGATTCTCCTGACCAACACCAAAGTGCCTCGGAGCACCAAGGCCCTGGTGGCTCGTGTCAAAGACAGACTGGTTAAG tTCCCAGAGATCATGAACCCATTACTAGCTTCTATCGATGCTATCTCCCGGGAATGTGAGCGTGTGCTGGGCATGATGGCGGTGACCCCAGCCCCTGAGCAGTATGTGGTGTTGGAG GAGCTCATCGACATGAACCAGCATCACCTCAATGCCATTGGAGTGGGCCATGCCTCCCTGGACAGGCTGTGCCAGCTGACAGCGTCCCATGGGCTGCACAGTAAGCTGACGGGAGCCGGTGGTGGAGGCTGTGGCTTCACTCTGCTCAGACCAG gttTGGAGCAGTCTGTGGTGGAATCTGCCAAACAAGCCCTCACTGGCTGTGGGTTTGAGTGCTGGGAGACCACCATCGGGGCTCCTGGAatctccctccactccccatcCTCCTTAAAGGCCGACGTGCTACGAGCTTTGAATGGTCTCTAG